A single region of the Brachypodium distachyon strain Bd21 chromosome 3, Brachypodium_distachyon_v3.0, whole genome shotgun sequence genome encodes:
- the LOC100825929 gene encoding disease resistance protein RPP13, whose translation MAAEIVSATSGVMNPLLGKLTALLGEEYKKLTGVRKQASFLKDELSAMKALLDKLELMDEPDPLAKDWRDHVREMSYDMENCIDDFIHDLGVGVADAKVGFVRKTAQRLRRLGRRHKIADRIEELKGLALKANERRLRYKIDEYINPASGAVPVDPRVPAIYKEAAGLVGIDGPREEIVNWLTASVRKLNVVSIVGFGGLGKTTLAKQVYDKIRGQGQFGCTAFVSVSQRPDMTSLLSGLELKLGVEESRRAHEVPDIIDRLREHLKNKRYLIVVDDLWDQSAWDTISCVFAEGGNGGIVIVTTRLDDVACGACHDHHGYIYRMKPLVNEDSKRLFFSRVFRSEDACPPQFQEVSAQILKKCGGLPLAIITIASLLGSRQARSRSDWESIKDSLGTNFAAYPTLEGMKNILNLSYLNLPLRLRACFLYLGMYPEDREIMRVDLTRQWVAEGFVSGPDGADLEEVAKSYFNELINRSMIQPGEENMYGEVHSCRVHDLMLDLILSKCTENNFLSAAHGYEEMERMHGGNYKVRRLSLNLSAGGAAIPGLTVPATGLSQVRSYARFGDSKYTPPLCRFKYLRVLVFEFPEYWDITIDLTGIGHLFLLRYLKVSAGGGVDIDLPVEVKGLVHLETLEISCDSVQSFPSDVVCLPNLFRLILPYETGLPEGTRNMKSIRTLNCSGMGESSVEDIKGLGELTTLRELELYTSYGCDLTEDGVDALVSSVGKLRGLKRLRLCCEREGYDDQLESLPDHPLPRIEVLDLTWWQFLRVPQWIGGLRCLQALYLLTVQFSSEDVRVPGMLPSLVHAFFRVVDIPQDKVVVGTGLFPALERVEFTSYKDATEFLRFEAGAMPKLRTLALWFGLGRWGGATPVGIHNLLALQQIDVRVSGIYKETREQCEQLRRDVESAFGDVSRAHPARPTVSVAY comes from the exons ATGGCAGCAGAAATCGTGAGCGCGACCAGCGGGGTGATGAACCCGCTCCTGGGCAAGCTCACCGCGCTGCTCGGGGAGGAATACAAGAAGCTCACAGGCGTGAGGAAGCAGGCCTCGTTCCTCAAGGATGAGCTCAGCGCCATGAAAGCTCTCCTCGACAAACTGGAGCTCATGGACGAACCCGATCCCTTGGCCAAGGACTGGAGGGACCATGTCAGGGAGATGTCGTATGACATGGAAAACTGCATCGATGACTTCATTCATGACCTTGGCGTTGGCGTTGCGGATGCCAAGGTGGGCTTCGTTAGGAAGACGGCGCAGCGTCTTAGGAGGCTGGGGAGGCGTCATAAGATCGCTGACCGGATCGAGGAGCTCAAGGGTCTTGCACTCAAGGCGAACGAACGGCGACTGAGGTACAAGATTGATGAATATATCAACCCTGCCTCCGGCGCCGTTCCTGTCGATCCCCGGGTCCCGGCGATATACAAAGAGGCGGCGGGTCTTGTGGGTATTGATGGCCCAAGGGAAGAAATTGTCAACTGGTTGACTGCCAGTGTGAGAAAGCTTAATGTGGTTTCCATTGTGGGATTCGGAGGCCTAGGAAAAACTACACTTGCCAAACAAGTGTATGATAAGATCAGAGGCCAGGGCCAGTTTGGATGCACGGCATTTGTTTCAGTTTCTCAAAGGCCTGACATGACAAGCCTTCTCAGTGGCCTAGAGTTGAAGCTTGGGGTGGAGGAGTCTCGTCGTGCTCACGAGGTGCCGGACATCATCGACCGTCTTAGAGAACATCTAAAAAATAAGAG GTACCTTATTGTAGTTGATGACTTGTGGGATCAGTCTGCCTGGGATACTATTAGTTGTGTCTTCGCAGAAGGCGGTAATGGGGGTATAGTAATAGTTACCACGCGATTGGATGATGTCGCTTGTGGGGCATGCCATGATCATCATGGATACATTTATAGAATGAAGCCACTTGTCAATGAAGACTCGAAGAGGTTATTCTTCAGTAGAGTATTCAGGTCTGAAGATGCTTGTCCACCTCAATTTCAAGAAGTTTCAGCTCAGATTTTAAAGAAGTGTGGTGGATTGCCACTTGCAATTATCACTATAGCAAGCCTATTAGGCAGTCGCCAAGCAAGATCAAGGAGTGACTGGGAAAGCATAAAGGATTCTCTGGGAACAAATTTTGCTGCATATCCCACCTTGGAAgggatgaaaaatatattaaaccTTAGTTACCTTAATCTTCCTCTCCGTCTCCGGGCATGTTTTCTGTATCTCGGTATGTATCCTGAGGACCGCGAGATCATGAGGGTTGATCTGACTCGACAATGGGTAGCCGAAGGCTTTGTCAGTGGTCCTGATGGGGCAGATTTGGAGGAAGTTGCCAAAAGTTATTTCAACGAGCTTATCAACAGAAGCATGATTCAGCCTGGTGAAGAAAACATGTACGGAGAGGTGCATTCTTGCAGAGTGCACGATCTGATGCTTGATTTGATTTTAAGCAAGTGTACCGAGAACAACTTTCTGAGTGCAGCACACGGCTATGAAGAGATGGAAAGAATGCATGGGGGCAACTACAAGGTGCGTCGATTATCCCTGAACTTGAGCGCAGGTGGCGCCGCAATACCAGGTTTGACCGTACCTGCTACTGGTCTGTCACAGGTTCGATCATATGCAAGGTTCGGAGATTCCAAGTACACACCTCCTCTTTGTCGGTTTAAGTATCTCCGGGTGCTAGTGTTCGAGTTTCCAGAATATTGGGACATAACAATCGACCTCACTGGTATCGGTCACTTGTTTCTGTTGAGGTATTTGAAGGTTTCAGCGGGAGGGGGGGTGGATATAGATCTCCCTGTTGAAGTTAAAGGGCTTGTTCATCTGGAGACTCTGGAGATATCCTGCGACTCAGTACAAAGCTTTCCGTCAGATGTGGTTTGCTTGCCCAATTTGTTCCGTCTGATCCTGCCGTATGAGACTGGGCTGCCTGAAGGGACCCGGAACATGAAATCCATCCGCACCCTGAATTGTTCTGGCATGGGGGAGAGCTCGGTGGAGGATATCAAGGGACTGGGCGAGCTGACCACTCTAAGGGAGTTGGAGCTGTACACGTCGTACGGATGCGATTTAACGGAGGATGGCGTGGATGCTTTGGTCTCCTCCGTTGGAAAGCTCCGTGGCCTCAAGCGCCTCCGTCTCTGTTGCGAGCGTGAAGGCTACGACGACCAGCTGGAGTCATTACCGGATCATCCTCTTCCCCGCATCGAGGTACTGGATCTGACATGGTGGCAGTTCTTAAGAGTGCCCCAATGGATCGGTGGTCTCCGCTGCCTCCAGGCCCTCTATCTACTCACTGTTCAATTCTCGTCGGAGGACGTTCGTGTTCCTGGAATGCTTCCCTCGCTCGTCCATGCCTTCTTCCGTGTAGTGGATATCCCTCAAGACAAGGTGGTGGTGGGCACGGGACTATTCCCGGCTCTGGAGCGCGTAGAGTTCACCTCTTATAAAGATGCCACGGAATTCCTACGCTTCGAGGCAGGAGCTATGCCCAAGCTACGGACGCTCGCTCTCTGGTTCGGGTTGGGGCGCTGGGGCGGCGCGACGCCGGTCGGCATCCACAACCTGTTAGCCCTCCAGCAGATCGACGTGCGTGTCTCGGGCATATACAAAGAGACACGTGAGCAATGTGAACAACTGCGCAGAGACGTCGAGTCCGCGTTCGGCGACGTCTCACGGGCGCACCCAGCACGTCCTACCGTTTCCGTCGCATACTAG
- the LOC100826554 gene encoding putative disease resistance RPP13-like protein 3, with translation MTCQKKYIYKKSDTQVAVQASTINNPMGLRSCMHSTSGFLRANLHRLLYSLPQRKEIEMARIVSTTAGMMKPLVGKLAMLMGDDYNMLTGMRTQVSFLEKELSAMSAALEKMELMDDEHFDPQAKNWRDHVREMSYDMEDCVDDFMRDLGSANATSSGFVQKITQFFQTMWASYQIGRRIEELKVLALEANERRLRYKIDDYINSASGVVPIDPRISAIYQEAAGLVGIDGPREELVGWLKDSSRKLKVVSIVGFGGLGKTTLAKQVYDEIRGQFGCKAFVPVSQRPDMTSLLTGLQLKLGMEESSRVHELQDIIDNLRKYLTNKRYLIVVDDLWDHSAWNAISCAFPENGTGSRIIVTTRVEDVARGACFNHRECIYRMKPLKEEESRRLFFNRVFGSEDACPQQFEEISDEILKKCGGLPLAIITIASLLASHQAGSRSDWESIRNSLGAKFATKPTLEEMRSILNLSYMHIPLHLRVCFLYLGMYPEDHEINRDDLVRQWIAEGFVNHLHGSDLEDVGKSYFNELINRSMIQSGSIKYGEVVSCRVHDMMLDLILSKCAEDNFICVAYNSEDVARMHGSEYKVRRLSLGSSSGDATSRAIDTSMSQVRSFSRFGESKYAPPLTRFKHLRMLLFKIPYKRNMIVDLTAIGQLFQLRYLHVSAESGCIELPAEVRGLVNLETLEIYARLEGSLPSDIYLLSRLTRLILPYRVKLPERLKNMKSLHTLCCSNTWESSLEDLKGLGELPNIRELSMCTYQRDMVDGAVDALLYSVGSLRKLRSLSLNCRFSVNYDEARHTITNPPPFIEKLILRGRRFNRVPRFIGELRFLRSVSMHVVQFPTDEVHVVGNLSSLVKLRIWDMHVPEDGAAVIGAGLFPALEVLVLVSDDDDVTACMKFEAAGVMPSLRRLTLRLCHSWRGAAPVGLEHLLALEQIRLEISSSVHEHHSLAESTFRIAAEAHPRHPSVMINVL, from the exons ATgacctgtcaaaaaaaatacatttacaAGAAGTCAGATACTCAGGTTGCAGTACAGGCCAGTACTATAAATAACCCCATGGGATTAAGGAGCTGCATGCATTCTACCAGCGGATTCCTCCGCGCCAACCTTCACCGTTTGCTATATAGCTTGCCACAAAGAAAGGAGATCGAGATGGCCAGAATCGTGAGCACGACGGCGGGGATGATGAAACCCCTCGTCGGCAAGCTCGCGATGCTGATGGGCGACGACTACAATATGCTCACCGGGATGAGGACGCAGGTGTCCTTCCTCGAGAAAGAGCTCAGCGCCATGAGCGCCGCCCTGGAGAAGATGGAGCTCATGGACGACGAACACTTCGACCCGCAGGCCAAGAACTGGAGGGACCATGTCAGGGAGATGTCCTATGACATGGAGGACTGCGTCGACGACTTCATGAGAGACCTCGGATCTGCCAACGCCACTTCTTCAGGCTTCGTCCAGAAGATCACCCAGTTCTTCCAGACAATGTGGGCATCTTACCAGATCGGCCGCCGGATCGAGGAGCTCAAGGTCCTCGCGCTTGAGGCGAATGAACGGCGCCTGAGGTACAAGATTGATGATTATATCAATTCTGCCTCCGGCGTCGTTCCCATCGATCCCCGGATCTCGGCGATCTACCAGGAGGCGGCAGGTCTTGTGGGTATCGATGGCCCAAGGGAAGAACTTGTCGGCTGGTTGAAAGATTCAAGCAGAAAACTCAAGGTGGTGTCTATTGTGGGGTTTGGAGGTCTGGGGAAAACCACGCTTGCCAAACAAGTGTATGATGAGATCCGAGGGCAGTTTGGCTGCAAGGCGTTTGTTCCGGTTTCTCAAAGACCTGATATGACAAGCCTCCTCACTGGCCTGCAATTGAAGCTTGGGATGGAGGAGTCTTCTCGTGTTCATGAGCTGCAAGACATCATTGACAATCTTAGAAAATATCTCACAAATAAGAG GTACCTTATTGTAGTTGACGACCTGTGGGATCACTCTGCATGGAACGCAATTAGTTGTGCCTTTCCAGAGAATGGTACAGGGAGTAGAATAATAGTGACCACACGAGTAGAAGATGTTGCTCGTGGGGCTTGTTTCAATCACCGTGAGTGCATTTATAGAATGAAGCCACTCAAAGAGGAGGAGTCAAGAAGGTTATTCTTTAATAGAGTATTTGGGTCCGAAGATGCCTGCCCACAGCAATTTGAAGAAATCTCGGATGAAATTCTGAAGAAGTGTGGTGGACTGCCACTTGCAATCATCACTATAGCTAGTCTGTTAGCCAGTCATCAAGCAGGATCAAGAAGCGACTGGGAGAGCATCAGGAATTCTCTGGGTGCCAAGTTTGCCACAAAACCCACACTGGAAGAGATGAGGAGTATACTAAACCTTAGCTACATGCATATTCCTCTTCATCTTCGTGTATGTTTTCTATACCTTGGTATGTATCCAGAGGACCATGAGATCAACAGGGATGATCTGGTTCGGCAATGGATAGCAGAAGGCTTCGTCAATCATTTGCATGGATCAGATTTGGAGGATGTTGGTAAGAGCTATTTCAATGAGCTTATCAACAGAAGCATGATTCAATCTGGTTCAATCAAGTATGGGGAGGTTGTGTCATGCAGGGTGCACGATATGATGCTTGACTTGATCCTAAGCAAGTGTGCAGAAGATAATTTTATATGCGTGGCATATAATTCTGAAGATGTGGCGAGAATGCATGGTTCGGAGTACAAGGTCCGTCGGCTGTCCTTGGGATCTAGTTCTGGGGATGCAACATCAAGGGCCATTGATACAAGCATGTCACAAGTCAGATCATTCTCCCGGTTTGGAGAGTCCAAGTATGCACCTCCTCTCACACGGTTTAAGCATCTCCGGATGCTTCTCTTCAAGATCCCATACAAGAGGAACATGATCGTGGACCTCACTGCTATCGGACAATTGTTCCAACTGAGGTATCTACATGTTTCAGCAGAATCAGGCTGCATAGAGCTCCCTGCTGAAGTTCGAGGGCTTGTTAATCTGGAGACACTGGAGATATATGCCCGATTGGAGGGGAGCCTCCCGTCAGATATCTATCTCTTGTCTCGCTTGACCCGTCTGATTCTTCCATACCGTGTGAAGCTGCCTGAAAGGCTCAAGAACATGAAATCACTGCACACCCTGTGTTGTTCTAACACCTGGGAGAGCTCTCTGGAGGACCTCAAGGGCCTCGGCGAGCTGCCCAACATAAGGGAGCTGTCGATGTGCACTTACCAGCGGGACATGGTGGACGGAGCCGTCGACGCTTTGCTCTACTCCGTTGGAAGCCTCCGGAAGCTCAGATCCCTCAGCCTCAACTGCAGGTTCTCCGTAAATTATGATGAAGCCAGGCACACGATAACCAACCCTCCCCCATTCATCGAGAAGCTGATCCTCCGAGGACGGAGGTTCAACAGGGTTCCCAGGTTCATCGGTGAACTTCGTTTTCTCCGCAGCGTGTCTATGCACGTCGTGCAGTTCCCGACTGATGAGGTTCATGTCGTTGGGAACCTGTCCTCCCTTGTCAAGCTCCGGATCTGGGATATGCATGTCCCCGAAGACGGGGCTGCTGTAATCGGCGCAGGGCTGTTCCCCGCCCTGGAGGTTCTTGTGCTCGTCTCTGACGATGATGATGTCACGGCTTGCATGAAGTTCGAGGCAGCAGGGGTGATGCCCAGCCTGCGACGGCTCACTCTGAGGTTATGTCATAGCTGGCGCGGTGCTGCACCGGTCGGCCTGGAGCACCTGTTGGCCCTCGAGCAGATCCGTTTGGAGATCAGCTCATCCGTCCATGAGCACCATAGTCTTGCTGAGTCTACCTTCAGGATCGCCGCAGAAGCGCACCCGAGACATCCTTCAGTTATGATTAATGTCTTGTGA